In the genome of Tachysurus vachellii isolate PV-2020 chromosome 9, HZAU_Pvac_v1, whole genome shotgun sequence, one region contains:
- the lonp2 gene encoding lon protease homolog 2, peroxisomal yields the protein MSSNGGIQIPSRLPLLLTHEGVLLPGSTVRISIDSARNMQLVKSRLLKGTSLKSTIIGVIPNTRDPEHDSEELPSLHSIGTAGLAVQVVGSNWPKPHYTLLITGLCRFRVTQLIRERPFPLALVEQLDKLEQYTEGQQLDGGLGELSQKFYQAAVQLVGMLDISVPVVAKLRRLLDSLPRETLPDVLAAMIRTSNTEKLQVLNAVDLEERFKKTLPLLTRQIEGLKLLQKTRKPKPDDEKRVLVIRKGGAFPSRQFSLDEEGEDEEGDDMAVLERKVNEAAMPESALRVCLKELKRLKKMPQSMPEYALTRNYLDLMVELPWNKSTKDCLDIRAARVLLDNDHYALEKLKRRVLEYLAVRQLKSSLKGPILCFVGPPGVGKTSVGRSIAKTLGREFHRIALGGVCDQSDIRGHRRTYVGSMPGRIINGLKTVGVNNPVFLLDEVDKLGKSLQGDPAAALLEVLDPEQNHSFTDHYLNVAFDLSQVLFIATANTTATIPPALLDRMEVLHVPGYTQEEKVEIAHRHLIPHQLEQHGLTPQQLQIPQDTTQEIISKYTREAGVRSLERKIGAICRAVAVKVAEGHKMSRSELSSESGTVQERAGTGRDSDLAAPPEMPIVIDHVALKDILGPQLFEMEVSERLTLPGVAIGLAWTPLGGEIMFVEASRMEGEGQLTLTGQLGDVMKESAHLAISWLRSNAKNYQLTNIAGSADPLEGTDIHLHFPAGAVTKDGPSAGVTIVTCLASLFSGRLVRSDVAMTGEITLRGLVLPVGGIKDKVLAAHRAGLKRVILPKRNEKDLEEIPAHIRAELDFVPASTLNKVLNAAFDGGFPTAAVTHPQVSSKL from the exons ATGTCTTCCAATGGTGGGATTCAGATACCCAGCCGTTTGCCTTTATTACTAACTCATGAAGGGGTTCTTTTGCCGGGCTCCACGGTGAGAATTAGCATCGACTCGGCGAGAAACATGCAGCTGGTGAAGAGCAGGCTGCTGAAGGGGACCTCACTGAAAAGCACTATTATAGGAGTGATTCCCAACACCAGAGACCCGGAGCACGACAGCGAGGAGCTCCCGTCTCTACACAG CATTGGCACAGCAGGCTTAGCAGTCCAGGTAGTGGGCAGTAACTGGCCAAAGCCACACTACACGCTGCTCATCACGGGTTTGTGCCGCTTCCGTGTGACGCAGCTGATTAGGGAGAGACCTTTTCCTTTGGCTTTGGTGGAACAGCTGGACAAGCTGGAGCAGTACACCGAGGGACAGCAGCTGGATGGAGGCCTGGGAGAACTTTCTCAAAAGTTCTACCAGGCTGCAGTACAG TTAGTGGGAATGTTAGATATATCAGTGCCCGTAGTAGCGAAGCTGAGGCGGCTGCTCGATAGTCTGCCCAGAGAAACCCTGCCTGACGTGCTGGCTGCAATGATCCGCACCTCCAACACAGAGAAGCTCCAG GTGCTGAATGCAGTAGATCTGGAGGAGCGATTTAAGAAGACTCTTCCACTGCTTACCAGACAGATCGAGGGCCTCAAACTGCTGCAGAAGACTCGTAAACCCAAACCTGATGATGAAAAGAGG GTACTGGTTATCCGCAAAGGCGGTGCGTTCCCTAGTCGTCAGTTCTCTCTTGATGAGGAAGGTGAGGATGAAGAGGGTGATGACATGGCTGTGTTGGAGAGGAAGGTGAATGAGGCAGCAATGCCTGAGTCAGCCCTACGTGTATGTTTAAAAGAACTCAAACG TCTGAAGAAGATGCCCCAGTCCATGCCAGAGTACGCTCTCACCCGCAACTACCTGGATCTCATGGTGGAACTGCCATGGAATAAAAGCACCAAAG ACTGCCTAGACATTCGTGCTGCACGGGTGCTTCTGGACAATGATCACTATGCTCTAGAAAAGCTGAAGAGGCGGGTGCTGGAGTATCTTGCAGTGCGGCAGCTCAAGAGCTCTCTTAAAGGTCCTATTCTTTGCTTCGTGGGGCCTCCGGGTGTGGGAAAAACTAGTGTTGGTCGCTCCATTGCCAAAACCCTGGGCAGGGAGTTTCACCGTATTGCCCTGGGAGGGGTGTGTGACCAGTCAGATATCCGTGGccacag GAGAACCTACGTGGGCAGCATGCCTGGACGCATCATCAATGGCCTGAAGACTGTCGGCGTTAACAATCCTGTATTTTTATTGGATGAAGTAGACAAATTGGGCAAGAGCCTGCAGGGAGACCCCGCTGCTGCCCTGCTGGAG GTTCTGGACCCTGAACAAAACCACAGTTTTACTGACCACTACCTTAATGTGGCCTTTGATCTCTCACAAGTCCTCTTCATCGCCACAGCAAACACCACAGCAACCATCCCCCCTGCTCTGTTGGACAGAATGGAGGTTCTGCATGTGCCAG GATACACACAGGAGGAGAAAGTGGAAATCGCTCATCGGCATCTGATCCCCCATCAGCTCGAGCAGCATGGCCTCACTCCTCAGCAGCTGCAGATCCCTCAAGACACCACACAAGAAATCATCAGCAA gTACACACGGGAAGCTGGTGTGCGCTCTTTAGAGAGGAAGATTGGAGCCATCTGTCGAGCAGTGGCTGTGAAGGTGGCAGAAGGTCATAAGATGTCAAGATCGGAGTTGTCCAGTGAATCTGGAACAG TTCAGGAGCGAGCAGGGACAGGACGGGATTCTGACTTGGCAGCTCCTCCAGAGATGCCCATCGTCATTGACCACGTTGCTCTCAAAGACATTCTGGGGCCACAGCTCTTTGAGATGGAG gtgtcCGAGCGCCTGACTCTCCCTGGTGTGGCTATAGGCCTGGCCTGGACTCCACTTGGAGGTGAGATCATGTTTGTGGAAGCTAGTCGCATGGAGGGTGAAGGTCAGCTCACACTAACTGGCCAGTTGGGTGATGTCATGAAGGAGTCAGCACATCTGGCCATCAGCTGGCTCCGAAGCAATGCCAAGAACTACCAGTTAACAAACA TTGCAGGCTCTGCTGACCCTCTTGAGGGCACTGACATCCACTTACACTTCCCTGCCGGTGCAGTCACTAAAGATGGCCCTTCTGCTGGAGTTACTATTGTAACATGTCTAGCCTCACTGTTCAGTGGGCGTCTGGTGCGCTCTGATGTTGCCATGACAGGAGAAATCACACTGAGAGGCCTGGTACTGCCG GTGGGTGGCATTAAGGATAAAGTCCTGGCAGCTCACCGTGCTGGTCTCAAGCGTGTCATCCTCCCCAAACGTAACGAAAAGGACCTAGAGGAGATTCCAGCCCACATCCGTGCCGAATTGGACTTCGTCCCAGCTAGTACTTTAAACAAGGTTCTTAACGCTGCCTTTGACGGTGGTTTCCCTACTGCAGCTGTAACACATCCACAAGTTAGCAGCAAGCTCTGA
- the siah1 gene encoding E3 ubiquitin-protein ligase Siah1 isoform X3: protein MDEEMSRQTATALPTGTSKCPPSQRVNTTASNSDLASLFECPVCFDYVLPPILQCQSGHLVCSNCRPKLTCCPTCRGPLGSIRNLAMEKVANSVLFPCKYASSGCEVTLPHTDKAEHEELCEFRPYSCPCPGASCKWQGSLDAVMPHLLHQHKSITTLQGEDIVFLATDINLPGAVDWVMMQSCFGFHFMLVLEKQEKYDGHQQFFAIVQLIGTRKQAENFAYRLELNGHRRRLTWEATPRSIHEGIATAIMNSDCLVFDTSIAQLFAENGNLGINVTISMC from the exons ATGGACGAAG AAATGAGTCGCCAGACTGCCACCGCGCTGCCCACAGGAACCTCAAAGTGCCCCCCCTCTCAGCGTGTGAACACCACTGCCTCAAACAGTGACCTAGCCAGCCTGTTCGAGTGCCCGGTGTGTTTTGACTATGTGCTGCCTCCAATCCTGCAATGCCAGAGCGGCCATCTGGTGTGCAGCAACTGCCGGCCCAAGCTGACGTGCTGTCCGACGTGCCGTGGCCCATTGGGCTCCATCCGTAACCTAGCCATGGAAAAGGTGGCCAACTCAGTGCTATTTCCTTGCAAGTACGCCTCGTCGGGCTGCGAAGTGACATTGCCACACACGGACAAGGCCGAGCACGAGGAGCTGTGTGAATTCCGGCCGTACTCCTGCCCATGTCCGGGTGCTTCGTGCAAGTGGCAGGGCTCACTGGACGCCGTTATGCCTCACCTCCTGCATCAGCACAAGTCCATCACTACACTGCAGGGCGAGGACATCGTCTTCCTGGCCACGGACATCAATCTGCCTGGTGCCGTCGACTGGGTCATGATGCAGTCTTGCTTCGGTTTCCACTTCATGCTGGTCCTGGAGAAGCAGGAGAAGTATGATGGGCACCAGCAGTTCTTTGCCATCGTGCAGTTGATCGGCACACGCAAGCAGGCAGAGAACTTTGCCTACCGGCTGGAGTTGAATGGCCACCGGCGGCGCCTTACTTGGGAAGCCACACCACGATCCATTCATGAGGGCATTGCCACAGCCATCATGAACAGTGACTGTCTAGTGTTCGACACCTCCATCGCCCAGCTGTTTGCTGAAAATGGCAACCTGGGCATTAATGTCACCATATCCATGTGCTGA
- the siah1 gene encoding E3 ubiquitin-protein ligase Siah1 isoform X2, with translation MAELQRLRQEMSRQTATALPTGTSKCPPSQRVNTTASNSDLASLFECPVCFDYVLPPILQCQSGHLVCSNCRPKLTCCPTCRGPLGSIRNLAMEKVANSVLFPCKYASSGCEVTLPHTDKAEHEELCEFRPYSCPCPGASCKWQGSLDAVMPHLLHQHKSITTLQGEDIVFLATDINLPGAVDWVMMQSCFGFHFMLVLEKQEKYDGHQQFFAIVQLIGTRKQAENFAYRLELNGHRRRLTWEATPRSIHEGIATAIMNSDCLVFDTSIAQLFAENGNLGINVTISMC, from the exons ATGGCTGAGTTGCAACGTTTGAGGCAAG AAATGAGTCGCCAGACTGCCACCGCGCTGCCCACAGGAACCTCAAAGTGCCCCCCCTCTCAGCGTGTGAACACCACTGCCTCAAACAGTGACCTAGCCAGCCTGTTCGAGTGCCCGGTGTGTTTTGACTATGTGCTGCCTCCAATCCTGCAATGCCAGAGCGGCCATCTGGTGTGCAGCAACTGCCGGCCCAAGCTGACGTGCTGTCCGACGTGCCGTGGCCCATTGGGCTCCATCCGTAACCTAGCCATGGAAAAGGTGGCCAACTCAGTGCTATTTCCTTGCAAGTACGCCTCGTCGGGCTGCGAAGTGACATTGCCACACACGGACAAGGCCGAGCACGAGGAGCTGTGTGAATTCCGGCCGTACTCCTGCCCATGTCCGGGTGCTTCGTGCAAGTGGCAGGGCTCACTGGACGCCGTTATGCCTCACCTCCTGCATCAGCACAAGTCCATCACTACACTGCAGGGCGAGGACATCGTCTTCCTGGCCACGGACATCAATCTGCCTGGTGCCGTCGACTGGGTCATGATGCAGTCTTGCTTCGGTTTCCACTTCATGCTGGTCCTGGAGAAGCAGGAGAAGTATGATGGGCACCAGCAGTTCTTTGCCATCGTGCAGTTGATCGGCACACGCAAGCAGGCAGAGAACTTTGCCTACCGGCTGGAGTTGAATGGCCACCGGCGGCGCCTTACTTGGGAAGCCACACCACGATCCATTCATGAGGGCATTGCCACAGCCATCATGAACAGTGACTGTCTAGTGTTCGACACCTCCATCGCCCAGCTGTTTGCTGAAAATGGCAACCTGGGCATTAATGTCACCATATCCATGTGCTGA
- the siah1 gene encoding E3 ubiquitin-protein ligase Siah1 isoform X1 — MSPTARLQPVYSWKGVFKLFTCVAARTASKPKEVHTFQEKKIALLGNHMDEEMSRQTATALPTGTSKCPPSQRVNTTASNSDLASLFECPVCFDYVLPPILQCQSGHLVCSNCRPKLTCCPTCRGPLGSIRNLAMEKVANSVLFPCKYASSGCEVTLPHTDKAEHEELCEFRPYSCPCPGASCKWQGSLDAVMPHLLHQHKSITTLQGEDIVFLATDINLPGAVDWVMMQSCFGFHFMLVLEKQEKYDGHQQFFAIVQLIGTRKQAENFAYRLELNGHRRRLTWEATPRSIHEGIATAIMNSDCLVFDTSIAQLFAENGNLGINVTISMC, encoded by the exons ATGTCTCCCACCGCTAGGCTACAGCCTGTCTACTCATGGAAGGGGGTGTTCAAGCTCTTCACATGTGTAGCTGCCCGCACGGCCAGCAAGCCTAAAG AGGTCCACACATTTCAAGAGaagaaaatagccttactggGGAATCATATGGACGAAG AAATGAGTCGCCAGACTGCCACCGCGCTGCCCACAGGAACCTCAAAGTGCCCCCCCTCTCAGCGTGTGAACACCACTGCCTCAAACAGTGACCTAGCCAGCCTGTTCGAGTGCCCGGTGTGTTTTGACTATGTGCTGCCTCCAATCCTGCAATGCCAGAGCGGCCATCTGGTGTGCAGCAACTGCCGGCCCAAGCTGACGTGCTGTCCGACGTGCCGTGGCCCATTGGGCTCCATCCGTAACCTAGCCATGGAAAAGGTGGCCAACTCAGTGCTATTTCCTTGCAAGTACGCCTCGTCGGGCTGCGAAGTGACATTGCCACACACGGACAAGGCCGAGCACGAGGAGCTGTGTGAATTCCGGCCGTACTCCTGCCCATGTCCGGGTGCTTCGTGCAAGTGGCAGGGCTCACTGGACGCCGTTATGCCTCACCTCCTGCATCAGCACAAGTCCATCACTACACTGCAGGGCGAGGACATCGTCTTCCTGGCCACGGACATCAATCTGCCTGGTGCCGTCGACTGGGTCATGATGCAGTCTTGCTTCGGTTTCCACTTCATGCTGGTCCTGGAGAAGCAGGAGAAGTATGATGGGCACCAGCAGTTCTTTGCCATCGTGCAGTTGATCGGCACACGCAAGCAGGCAGAGAACTTTGCCTACCGGCTGGAGTTGAATGGCCACCGGCGGCGCCTTACTTGGGAAGCCACACCACGATCCATTCATGAGGGCATTGCCACAGCCATCATGAACAGTGACTGTCTAGTGTTCGACACCTCCATCGCCCAGCTGTTTGCTGAAAATGGCAACCTGGGCATTAATGTCACCATATCCATGTGCTGA